The Streptomyces pratensis genomic interval GATCGCGTCCGGCTCGCAGCTCACGAAGATCGACAAGGGGCTGCAGGAGCTGATCAAGCTCGGCCTCGTCGAGGACAAGCCGTACAAGATCTTCGGCGCCCAGGCCGAGGGCTGCTCGCCGGTCTCGACCGCCTTCAAGGCCGGACACGACGTGGTGCGCCCGCAGAAGCCGAACACGATCGCCAAGTCCCTGGCGATCGGCAACCCGGCCGACGGCCCGTACGTCCTGGACATCGCCCGGCGCACCGGCGGTGCCGTGGAGGACGTCAACGACGAGCAGGTCGTCGACGCGATCAAGCTGCTGGCCCGTACCGAGGGCATCTTCGCGGAGACCGCGGGCGGGGTGACCGTCGGCGTGACGAAGAAGCTGATCGACGCCGGCCTGCTCGACCCGGCCCTGACCACCGTCGTCCTGAACACCGGCGACGGTCTGAAGACGCTCGACGCGGTCGCCCCCACGACCGGCCTGTCGGCGACGATCCGGCCCAGCCTGGACGCGTTCCGCGACGCCGGCCTCGCCGCCGCCAACTGACCACCCGAGACCGAAGGAAGGCACCCACATGAGCGTCAAGGTCCGTATCCCCACCATCCTCCGCACCTACACGGGCGGTCAGGCCGAGGTCCCGGCCGAGGGGGCGACCCTCTCCGAGGTCATCGCGTCCCTGGAGGCGAACCACCCGGGCATCGGCGCCCGCGTCCTGGACGACCAGGGCAAGCTGCGCCGCTTCGTCAACGTGTACGTCAACGACGACGACGTGCGCTTCGAGGGCGGACTGGACGCGGCGACCCCGGACGGCGCCGGTGTCTCGATCATCCCGGCCGTCGCCGGAGGCTGACCGCCGCAAGGTCACGGGCCTGTCGGCCGGCCGAATGCGCCGCTTGACCCGTCGGCGGCCCGAATGCACCGCGTGAACAGAATGGCCTCCTCCGCGAGAGAAACGGAGGGGGTCATTCTGCATGGTTGAGCACGGTAGAGTTGGGGAAGTCCCCGCAGCTGCCCGCGCCGCCCGCATATGAGAATGCGCCCGGCCGCGACAAGAAGCAGCCAAAGTACGTGATCGCCTTGCGGCATAAGTGGCCTTTGTCAGGCCCGACTTGCCCTGGAATCCTGTGAATTCCCCCATTGCGTGCGGTCACCTGTGCCCAGAATTCTCGTCCGATTGACCTGTTGCAGAGGGCAGTTGGGCAGATACATTCGGCCGCGGTCGACGCGTTCCGGCGCACGCCACCCTCTCCTGTCGGAGGGTGAGTTCTGACCCGGGCCCGCGAAGTGCGGGCTCGTGCAAGGGCCAGTAATAGGGGAGTTAGGCATGGCTCAGGGCACCGTCAAGTGGTTCAACGCGGAGAAGGGGTACGGCTTCATCGCGGTCGACGGTGGTGCGGATGTTTTCGTCCACTACAGC includes:
- a CDS encoding MoaD/ThiS family protein, producing the protein MSVKVRIPTILRTYTGGQAEVPAEGATLSEVIASLEANHPGIGARVLDDQGKLRRFVNVYVNDDDVRFEGGLDAATPDGAGVSIIPAVAGG